From the genome of Blautia hydrogenotrophica DSM 10507:
GTCATCTGCTTTAAAAAACTGAAAGTACTGCGCAGACGGTATTTTCAGTTTTATTTCGTTGTAGGAATTTCTTCACACGATGCTAAGCTGACTGTTCTCTGACACAGAAATCCCTGCCGCCTAGTCCAATTCCTCCAACATCTCATTGACTGTTCTGTGTGTTACACGGTTTATAACTCCCCATCCTTATTTGAAGCACATAATTACACCGTATAATCACGTCCGCTCCGCACTGCGTTCGCGGATTCTATCTGCTAAGACGACCAAACTGGTATACCGTCACACCATCTAGCAGATATCCTCTAAGTCGTCGTCCCTATCACGCCGCCTCATTCATTAAGTCGCTAAAAACAAAAAGCGCTCCGAACCATGTCATTCCATCTTATCTACAGTCTTCTCCGCCAACAACAACTCAATACCACGTTCTCTCAGACCGACAACATATTCTTCCGGCAAATCAGAATCCGTAACTGCGATATTCACACAATTCAAATCAAAAGTCGCAGAAAAAGCTTTCTTCCCAAATTTTCTGCTCTGAGCCACCAAAATGGTCTGTCTTGCCTGTTCCACCATCGCGACTGCAAGCTCCGTGGCTTCTGCATTCCAGTCAGTGACGCCTCCTTCCAGGCTGACTCCTCCTGCCCCCACAAATGCTTTGTCCACATAATAGTTTTTCAGGGACTGGCAAGTGACCTGTCCAAACGCTCCTCTCGCTCTGGAATTAATATGACCACCCAAAATATACAAATTCACCGACGAATCTATCAGTTCATTGATAACGTATACTGAATTGGTGAGAACCGTTATATTCCTCTTATTCTTAATCTGTTTCGCCACTTCCCAAAGGGTCTGCCCCATACCGATCAAGATCGTATCTCCTTCTTCCACCAAAGAAGCTGCTTTCTCACCAATCAATGACTTCTCATAAGTATCCATATCAGAAGAAATCACCTCTTCATCTGTGGATTTTACTTCTTCCTCCTCATTAGCCAAAATCCCCCCATAAACTCTCCTTATCATTTTATTTTTCTCTAAATTCTTGATATCTCTGCGCACAGTCTCATACGAAACATCAAAAATTTCCACAATATCTGCAATCTTAACAATTTTATTCTCTCTTAACAACTGCATAATCTTATTTTGTCTTTCTGTCGCTAACATGCCTCTTCTCCTACACTGTTATCCCATTTCCCAATTTATGATTTTTACCATGAACAAACCTTTAAAACCCAAGGTTTTTACTAATTTCCGTCTAAGATAAGACCATACATTTCTTTCCAGTCATCCCAGACCCGGTGTCTTTATTTTAACGTCTATATTCTTTTTTTTCAATACTTTGTTCTTTTTACTTCCTCTCATCATCACACATTTTCCCGCAATATTTTGTGTGTTTTTGTGTTTTACTATTGACAAACACACATTTTAATTCTATAATCCACACAAAGAAACACTTAAACACACTTCAAAGAAAGGAGTTATACTATGAGTGCACCCAAACTCTTCAGCCCTGGCCCCGTGATGGTCAAAAGCAATGTGCGAAGCGCCCTGCTCCATTACGACATCTGTCATCGCAGTCCAGAATTCGAAGGCATGTTCACAGATACGCAAGAAAAAATCAAAAGACTTTTTGGCGCAGACGACACTTACTACAGCCTGATTGTCTCAGGTTCCGGAACCTCCGCCAACGAGACCGTTCTCTCCTCACTTTTTCAAAAAGACGAGACCGTGCTTTTGATCCGCAACGGTGTCTTCGGTGAACGGCTGCTGGAGATTATCGAAAAATATCAGATTCCCAAGGAAGAGGCTGTGTTTCCCTGGGGGACTTACCCGGACTTGGCCGAAATCGAACACATCATAACCCGCAATCCCAAAATAAAAGTCGTGGCCATGGTGTATCACGAGACCAGCACAGGGATGATTAATCCTGTCCATGAGGTGGGCCGTCTCTGCGAGAAATACCACAAAATATTCTTCGCCGACACGGTTTCCGCCGCAGGTGGTGAATACATAGATATGACAACTAACCACATTTCCATTGCCACCTCTGTAGGCGGAAAATGTGTCGGTGCTTTTCCTGGTTCTGCCTATATCTGCGCCAAAAAAGAGATCTTAGATACTCTCACGGCCGCCCAGTGCAAGAATGTCTATCTGAGTCTGTATAAACATTACGATATAGCAAAGTCCTCCCATCAGACTCCGAATACACCAAATGTCAATTTATTCTGGCCTTTGAATCAAGCATTGACAAACATTTTAGAGGAAGGATTGGACAAGCGTATTGCCCGATACCAACGATGTGCCTCTATTATACGCAACGGTCTCCAAAATATAGGACTGCATCTGCTCCTCTCAGAGCATCTTTCCAACACAGTCACCTCCGTCTTTCTTCCAGAAAACATACCCGCTGCTGATTTCTTGGCTAAAATGGAAAAAAGAGGCTATATTTTTTATCTGGGAAAAGGAAAATACGCAGACATGAATATGATTCAAGTAGCCAATATGGGAGAAATCTACGAGCAGGATTGCTATAACATGCTAGAAGTGTTCACATCCTGTCTGAACTCCTTTTAAAACGTAATCCTACTTTTGCTTCAGCCTGTTCAAAAACACAGTTCGCTTCGCCCCAATCGTCGCGTTCTGTGTTTTTTTGCTTTTTATTGTATTATTCTTCCTCACAAATCATGAATTTGCACATAAAGACACAAAAATCTTTAGATATTATTCACAAATCACACATTATTCCTCATATTCCCCACATTTTTTTGTTGTATTCACACAAAACCCATGATATAATTCCACTCATAAGAATCGAACCTGCAATTAATTGCACAAAGAAACACACGATGCTATTTGGCGCGCAAATAACATCGCCTATTACTCAAGGAGGAAACATATGAATCAATCCCAGACTAAAGGCGGAAAACTATCCGCACTTATCGGATGCACACTAATGCTTTCTATTGTCTACATGTCACTGACCTCCTGGTCTGTCGCCGTCAACGAATTAGCCTCCGCTTTTTCCTTGACAACTCCTATGATACAGGCCGGTTCTTCTATGCAGATCGCCGGTTACGTCATCGGCGGCTTCATTGAAGGAAAACTGATCGCAAAACATGGGTGGAAAAAAGTGTTTACCGTCGTAATCATCGCTTATATTCTGGCTTCTGCCCTGATTCCCGTCATGACTAACTACTACATCATCCTTCTCCTGCGTTTTGTCCAGGGATGCGGCTGTATGGTAGGACTAACCAATGTGGTAGTCAGCTCCTGGTTTCCCACCAAAGAACGTGGTCTAGCCCTCGGAATTCTGTTGGGAGCCATCGGACTCGGTTCCGCTTTAGGCGGTTATGTAGGCGGCCTACTCACGCCAATGATCGGCTGGAAGAACACTTTCTGGCTCATCAGCGCCCTGGCAGCCGTCGGAGCTCTCATTTTCTACGCGATGGTAAAAGAAGCCCCACCTCTGGAAGAGGAAAAACACGTCGTCCGTCACAGCGAAGAACTTCAAAAAAATATATTCAAAGAACCAGCTCTTTGGATGCTCGGATTGGCCACTCTCTGCTGCTTCTTTAGCTGTTACGGTATGTACGCATACCTTGCAGAGTATCTCTATACCTTAGACTATTCCTCCTCACAGGTGGGAACCATGGTCTTCTTGAATGGCTTTATCGCCGTCTTTTCCACACCGATTGTGGGATGGATTTCTGATAAAATGGTCGCCAAAAAAGGGGCTCTGAAGGCAAGAACCTGGGCGAATATGTGGCCTGCACTTTTTGTAGCCTTCATAACCTGCATCCTGCTACCGCATCTTGCTCCTATGAGTTTAGGCATGGCCTTCTTTATCACTTTGGCCGTAGGTTGGGGGGTGCCTGCCACAAATGGTCCTGGTCTCTCTCTGCCGGCTGACTTATTCGGAAGCGCCGCTGCTGGTCCTGGCGTCGGTCTGGTATTGCTGATCGCAGGTGCAGGCGGAATTATCTCCCCTATCTTCGTTCCTTGGCTGGCTGGACAAACTAATTGGACCATCGCCTGGTATGTAACTGGCGGATTCGCTCTTTTAGGAATGCTCATCAACTTATACCTCAGCCGTTATAAAGCTGATTAAAAAGAATGGAGGAAAAGTATGATTCAAAAATATATTCTCTCCTTTGACTGCGGCACCACCGCTGTCAAGGCAGTTCTGATCAACTTTGAAGGAAAAGTCATCTGCAACGCCAAGGCTGAATATTCTCTAATTCAGCTCCATCCAGGCTGGGCCGAACAAAATCCTGAAGAACTTTGGAAAGCGATCTGCAAGACTTCCCAAAACGTAATCACAAAAGCTAGTATCAAACCCGATCAAATCATCGGACTTATCTATGCTGCACCGTGGAAAAACATTATACCCATAGACGCAAATGGAAACGTACTGCGCAACAGTCTGATCTGGATGGATGCCAGAGCCAGCGCCCAGGCAGAACGTCTGAACCAGGCGGCTGGCTTCTTCGTAGGTACTGGGCAAGAGTACTGGCCTCGCCTGATGTGGGTAAAGGAAAATGAGCCTGAAATCTGGGAAAACGCCAAGGTAATCATGGGACTGAACACCTATTTTAAATGGAAGACTACCGGACAGATCGCCACAGAACCTTCCGATGACTTTTTCCATTCCTGCAATCCGTCCATCCAATCTGATTATGACAAAATCATCCATGCCGCCGGCCTGGATGAAGATTTGGATAAGTTCCCACCGATGAAGCTGGCAACCGAAGAAGTCGGCAAAGTCACCATACAGGCAGCAGAAGAAATGGGACTGGTCCAAGGAATCCCCGTCTTTGGAGGCTTTGGAGATCTCCCGGCAATCACCATAGGAACAGGATGTTGCCAGGAAAATATGGTACATATCTATTTCGGCACCTCCTCCTGGCTGGTGGATATCATCCGAAACCGAGAAGACATTGAGGCCCCACAATATTTTACCTTTAACTCTCAATATGAAGGAGGACTGTTCGCACTTCAGACCGGTTGTTTCGCCTTCGACTGGGCAGTTGAACAATTCTACCACTCAGAACGCCAAATCCTAGGCGGAGAAGTCTTCGATTTTGTGAACAAAGACATTGCCGGCATTCCTGCCGGTTCTGACAATCTGATTGCGACCCATTGGCTAAACGGTGAGCTGCCTCCTCTGTCCAAAAACGCCAAGTCCGTCTTCTTCAACGTAACTTCCAACCATGATCGCCGCCATCTGGTTCACGCGGTTATGGAAAGCATCTGCTACACCCATCGCAGATATTTGGAACACTATGAAAAAGCTGCCGGTAAAAAATTGCACAGCATTCGCGTCGTAGGCGGCGGCGCAGTCAGCGATCTGTGGATGCAGATGCTTTCCGATGTTTTGCAGATTACCGTAGAGGTCCCTGAAAGCCCACGCTACACCGGCGCAATGGGAACCTACTACTGCGCGATGGTTGGCCTTGGATACATCAAAGATTATAACGCAGTCTATGATACCGTCAAAATACAGAGAGTTTTTAAACCCAGAAACGAAAACGCTGAAATTTACGATAAACTTTATAAGATCTACTTGGAACTTCACCCTGCTCTTCACAATTTATATGGAAGCATCAACGGTGTTTACTAATGTTTCTGCCCTGCCATTCGGCAGGGCAGTCATCGGCAACGAAAGGAGCTGCTTATGAAAATAGCAATCTGTGAATTCCATCAGGAGACCAATTCCTTCAACCCCTTTCCTAGTCCTCTAGAAGACTATCTGGTCTTTGGCCTGTGGGAAGGTGAGGAACTGTTAAAAAATGGAAATGGTTCCAGCGCGCTAGATGGAATGATTCACGTTTTGGAAGAAAACAAAGTTCAGATTGTCCCCACCTGCCGCATGTGGGCCAACGCCGCCGGACCGGTAGAGGCCCAAGTCGTAGAGGACTACTGGAAAAATCTGTCCCGCCGCCTAAAAGAAGCACTTCCTCTAGATGGCGTGTGCATTTCACTACACGGGGCTACTCAGTCCACTGCGTCTCAGGACGTATGCGGAGACCTGCTGGAAAAAATTCGCCAGCTCGTAGGCCCCAGTACGATTCTCTCTGCCTCTTTAGATTTGCACGCAAACATCACTGAAAAAATGTTAAAGAACGCTGAATTTCTCTGCGGTTATCACACTTATCCTCATGTAGATTTTTATGAAACTGGATCCCGAGCCGCTTCCCTGTGTCTCCAGCGTCTAAAAAATCCTCAGAAACCTCTCCACACACGATGCATACACCTGCCCATGATCGCCCCTGCAAGTTCTTATACCACCCTCTTCGGCCCTTTTTCCGAGCTGATGCGCCATGCCGAACATTTCGTAGAAGAGAAAAAAATTGCCGATTTTTCCATCTTTCAAAGACAACCCTGGCTGGATGTCGGTGTCGGAGGAAGTGCGGTACTTACTGTCTCTGAATCTGACAGCTCCAAACTTCTTTTGGAACTGGCACGGCGCTTTTTGAATCTGCGACACAGTTTCCATTCTGATATAAGAAGTGTACAGGAAATTATACATGTCGCAGAAAATAATGCCACAGGCAAGCCTCTCGTTCTGGTGGACTCCGCAGATTCTACCAACGCCGGTGCTAATGGCGACAGTGCCTATATACTCCATGAAATCTTGCGCCTGAATTCATCGGTAAAAGCCGCGCTATCTTTGAGATGTGCTCCCGCAGTAAGACAAGCTTTTCAGACAGGAGTTGGAAAGACGGGCACTTTCACCATCGGCGCTTCGATCAATTCCAGCATGAGCGCTCCCGTCACACTCCAGGCATATGTACAATCTTTACACGATGGAATCTATACGCAAGAAGGCCCCGCTAAGCGCGGCCTTGTCAATCACCTGGGTCCTACCGCTGTCCTCAAATTCAGAAACACCTCTATCCTTGTGTCCGAACAGCTCCTAGGAGCCGGAGATCTACAGCTATACCGCCATCATGGAATGGAACCCCTTTTCTACCAGATGGTTGCAGTAAAAACCTGTACCTCTTTTCGAGCGAGTTACTTGCCCGTAGCCAGTGACATCATTGAAGCAGATACTCCCGGTGCCGCCTCTTCTAATCTGCTTACGCTCCCATTCCGTAACCTGCCGAAACGCTTTTATCCTTTTGCTGAAATCGACGAATCGGACCTCACTATCCCAAAAAGATTTCGTTAAACGTGACGAATCCTTTCCTATAACATAAAAACCAGATTTATAACAAATCTGGTTTTTACATTTTTATTCACTTCTGTCTCTTCGGCATCTTCAGCGCCTTTTCTGGAATGCCTTCACAATGACACCCACCACTGCCAAACAGAACAGTATGGGAAGCAACGCGCCAATAATTGTAATCAGCACAAATAAAATCAGTGCTGCCGCCAAAATTACAATCAGCTTTCCATACCATGTGGTAAGGTCCAGTTTTCTAAAAGTCTTTTTGCTCTCTCTTACAAATTCTCCGTCTTCTTCCTGGACAACGTATTCTCCTGTTTCCTGAGAACTCCACGCCCCGGAATCAATCAGCGTTTTGGCGATTAACCATGGGTCTCCAAGCATATCCAAGACTTCCGCCTCCGTCTTTCCGGACGCAATCTCTTTTTCTATATAATCCCGATAGTACTCCACATGACCTCGAAGCTGATTTTCTGAAAGCTGGCCTCTCAAATGCCTCTCCAAACTTTCTAAAAACTCTTTTCTCGTCATAGTTACGTCTCCTCTTTTTCTCCTGATCGCTTGTTTCCCTCATCTTGGAATAGTATACAAGAACTCGACAAGTTTTTGCAAGGCATTTTATCCTTTCTTAAGAATTAAACGTAACGTTTAGCCTGACACTGTCCCGCTGCATATGCAGCGGGATCCCGAGGACTGCAAGCACCAGACTGAGAGAATTGCAGTCTGTGTGCATGCATTTGTGACAGTGAAGCCGAAAAGCTGAATTGATACAATTAAACGTAACTATTCAGCCATAAGCAGCATATGCGGCGATATAAGCTGTTATGGCTGAATAGTTACGGCCGTTCTGAAGGTAGCAGATAGTAATAGCACTTTAATCTGTACAATCCTAGTTCCTTTCTATTTTTTGATATTTCAATATAATAAGGAAAAAAGTTTAACGATAATAATTTATTTTATTTCCTATTATAGTATTTTTAATTTTAATTAAAAATCACTCTAATCCAGTTACTTTTCTTAAAACTTTGATAAATTTTTGACTAAATTCTTGACTTTTATATGCATTAGTGCTAATATATAACCATCAACTAAGGAATCAAAAACAATATCAAAAGATTCCAATCAACCAAGAGGTTTCTAATTACTGACGGATAATTGTGGAATACCACAGGGGAATTAGAAATCTGAAACGCCGACCGTCTGGGCAACATTTGAGCTTCTCGAATGTTGTCCTTTTTTATGCAATAGGAAAGCTCTTTTCACGCCAATGCGCGAGAGTCCTCCTATCACATAAACGCTCCGCGAGGATGCGAACGATGCAGAAGGTATGTCCACAACAAACCTTTCACATCATATCTAACAGGCGTCGGTATTATGGGGGATCCAGAAAGGAGATCATAATTATGGGATTCAAAAGTGACATCGAAATCGCACAGGAGTGCACAATGGAACCGATCACTAAGATTGCTGAGAAGGCTGGGATCGATGACAAATATCTGGAGCAGTACGGAAAGTACAAAGCAAAAATCGACTATAATCTGTTAAAAGAGACCGAAGGCAAAGACGGCAAACTCGTTCTGGTAACCGCTATCAACCCGACTCCGGCCGGAGAAGGAAAGACCACCACGACTGTAGGTCTGGCTGACGGACTTCAGAAATTAGGAAAGAACGTTATGGTTGCTCTGCGTGAGCCGTCCTTAGGACCGGTCTTCGGCGTAAAAGGCGGCGCTGCCGGCGGCGGATACGCTCAGGTTGTTCCAATGGAGGACATCAACCTGCATTTTACCGGTGACTTCCATGCCATCGGAGCTGCAAATAACCTACTGGCTGCTATGATCGACAACCATATCTATCAGGGCAACGCTTTAAATATCGACCCGAGAAAGATCACCTGGAAAAGATGTGTGGACATGAACGACCGTCAGCTTCGTTTCGTGGTAGACGGCCTGGGCGGAAAGACCAACGGAATGCCACGTGAGGACGGCTATGACATCACCGTTGCCTCCGAGATCATGGCAGTTCTGTGTCTGGCAAGCGATATCAACGACCTGAAAAATAGACTGGCAAGAATCGTTGTAGGATATACTTACGGAAAAGCTTCCGAGCAGAAACCGGTAACCGCAGGCGACTTAAACGCACAGGGAGCAATGTGCGCGCTGTTAAAAGATGCCCTGAAGCCAAACCTGGTACAGACCCTGGAGCATGTACCGGCAATCGTACACGGCGGACCATTCGCAAACATCGCACACGGCTGTAACTCTGTCATCGCAACAAAAATGGCACTGAGACTGGGCGATTACGCGATCACTGAGGCAGGATTCGGCGCAGACTTAGGTGCTGAGAAGTTCCTGGACATCAAGTGCCGTATGGCAGGACTGAAGCCAAGTGCAGTGGTAATCGTGGCAACTGTACGTGCACTGAAATACAACGGAGGAGTACCGAAGGCAGATCTGAACAACGAGAACCTGGAAGCACTGGAGAAAGGACTTCCAAACCTGCTGAAACACGTAAGCAACATTAAAAATGTATACAAACTGCCGTGTGTGGTAGCGATCAACGCATTCCCAACCGATACCAAGGCAGAGTTAGACCTGGTAGAGAGCAAGTGCCGTGAGCTGGGCGTAAACGTAGCGCTGTCTGAGGTATGGGCAAAAGGCGGCGAAGGCGGCGTGAAACTGGCAGAGGAAGTCATCAGACTGGTAGAAGAGCCGAACGACTTCACCTACTCCTATGAGCTGGAAGGAAGCATTGAGGACAAACTGAACCAGATCGTACAGAAGATCTACGGAGGAAAGAGAGTTGTGCTGACTGCAAACGCTCAGAAGCAGGCAAAAGAACTGGAAGCGCTGGGCTATGGAAACTGCCCGATTTGTGTGGCAAAAACACAGTACAGCCTGACAGACGATCAGACGAAACTGGGAGCGCCGACCGACTTTGAGGTGACGGTACGTAACCTGAAGATCTCTGCTGGAGCAGGATTCATCGTAGCCCTGACCGGAGAGATCATGACAATGCCTGGTCTGCCAAAGGTACCGGCTGCTGAGAGAATCGACGTGGACGAGACTGGAAAGATCAGCGGATTGTTCTAAAACCTAGCCATAACCTTGTAAAACTTATCGAGTTTTACATCTCCCATAATTCCGCCAAAGAATTAACTTCTTTGGCGGAGTTTTTTATGTATCTTCGTCCGCAGGAACCCAAGCTTTTCCAAATTTCACATCCTTGAAAAGAGCTGCCAAGCCTGTGATCTGCTTCAGCCGCAAAATCTCATCCTTATCCATTCCAAGATGCTTAGAAATCCACTCATCAGACCGTCCAAGCTCATGTAGCTCCTTGACAATATTACTCATCAAATCTACATCGTGGTTTCCTCTGGCACGATTGTGCCGAATCGTACTTGCCATCCTCTGATCTAAAGGTTTCTCTATCACAGAGACCGGGAGCATTCCTTTCTCGCGTTCATAGATATCCTGATGTTCCTTGATGATTCGATAACGATGAAAACCATCCACAATCACGTACAGGTCCTCTACTTTTGCGTAATAACATACAATTGGCATTGTATAGCCATCTTCTTTAATGCTTTCGTACAACAGCTTCATCTCCGGCGGAGCCACCGCATTGGGATTATAAGTATTTGCCTTTATTTTCTCCACTGGAACTGCAATGACGTTATAAGCAGGACTTTTAAACTCCATAATTAATCTCCTCGATACTTTTATACTTTCTCCGGATAATATCTACTCTTTTTTGCTGCTGCCTCGTCATACCAAATCCCATAAATCTACAGATATGATCGTTTTTTAAAATGCAGTAGCACATTCTCTTCCAACTGGGAATATCTTTGCTGGACTTGATATCGTCCGTATCATCTGGAATTTTCCCCACAAATACCACCCGTGATTTCTTACTTCTGGTATAGTTAGAAACACCATTCCTGCGGATATTGTATCCATGTTCTTCCAATTCCTGAATTACATTTTCATCCAACCCTCCGCCCGTGGTATGCCAAAATTTAATAGAGGTATTAAATTTTTTTACGTAATTATTCCTGAGTCTGACCGGTAAAGTATCCAACAAAAACATGG
Proteins encoded in this window:
- a CDS encoding pyridoxal-phosphate-dependent aminotransferase family protein, encoding MSAPKLFSPGPVMVKSNVRSALLHYDICHRSPEFEGMFTDTQEKIKRLFGADDTYYSLIVSGSGTSANETVLSSLFQKDETVLLIRNGVFGERLLEIIEKYQIPKEEAVFPWGTYPDLAEIEHIITRNPKIKVVAMVYHETSTGMINPVHEVGRLCEKYHKIFFADTVSAAGGEYIDMTTNHISIATSVGGKCVGAFPGSAYICAKKEILDTLTAAQCKNVYLSLYKHYDIAKSSHQTPNTPNVNLFWPLNQALTNILEEGLDKRIARYQRCASIIRNGLQNIGLHLLLSEHLSNTVTSVFLPENIPAADFLAKMEKRGYIFYLGKGKYADMNMIQVANMGEIYEQDCYNMLEVFTSCLNSF
- a CDS encoding xylulokinase, producing the protein MIQKYILSFDCGTTAVKAVLINFEGKVICNAKAEYSLIQLHPGWAEQNPEELWKAICKTSQNVITKASIKPDQIIGLIYAAPWKNIIPIDANGNVLRNSLIWMDARASAQAERLNQAAGFFVGTGQEYWPRLMWVKENEPEIWENAKVIMGLNTYFKWKTTGQIATEPSDDFFHSCNPSIQSDYDKIIHAAGLDEDLDKFPPMKLATEEVGKVTIQAAEEMGLVQGIPVFGGFGDLPAITIGTGCCQENMVHIYFGTSSWLVDIIRNREDIEAPQYFTFNSQYEGGLFALQTGCFAFDWAVEQFYHSERQILGGEVFDFVNKDIAGIPAGSDNLIATHWLNGELPPLSKNAKSVFFNVTSNHDRRHLVHAVMESICYTHRRYLEHYEKAAGKKLHSIRVVGGGAVSDLWMQMLSDVLQITVEVPESPRYTGAMGTYYCAMVGLGYIKDYNAVYDTVKIQRVFKPRNENAEIYDKLYKIYLELHPALHNLYGSINGVY
- a CDS encoding IbrB-like domain-containing protein, which gives rise to MEFKSPAYNVIAVPVEKIKANTYNPNAVAPPEMKLLYESIKEDGYTMPIVCYYAKVEDLYVIVDGFHRYRIIKEHQDIYEREKGMLPVSVIEKPLDQRMASTIRHNRARGNHDVDLMSNIVKELHELGRSDEWISKHLGMDKDEILRLKQITGLAALFKDVKFGKAWVPADEDT
- a CDS encoding DeoR/GlpR family DNA-binding transcription regulator, giving the protein MLATERQNKIMQLLRENKIVKIADIVEIFDVSYETVRRDIKNLEKNKMIRRVYGGILANEEEEVKSTDEEVISSDMDTYEKSLIGEKAASLVEEGDTILIGMGQTLWEVAKQIKNKRNITVLTNSVYVINELIDSSVNLYILGGHINSRARGAFGQVTCQSLKNYYVDKAFVGAGGVSLEGGVTDWNAEATELAVAMVEQARQTILVAQSRKFGKKAFSATFDLNCVNIAVTDSDLPEEYVVGLRERGIELLLAEKTVDKME
- a CDS encoding DUF1700 domain-containing protein, which produces MTRKEFLESLERHLRGQLSENQLRGHVEYYRDYIEKEIASGKTEAEVLDMLGDPWLIAKTLIDSGAWSSQETGEYVVQEEDGEFVRESKKTFRKLDLTTWYGKLIVILAAALILFVLITIIGALLPILFCLAVVGVIVKAFQKRR
- a CDS encoding MFS transporter; amino-acid sequence: MNQSQTKGGKLSALIGCTLMLSIVYMSLTSWSVAVNELASAFSLTTPMIQAGSSMQIAGYVIGGFIEGKLIAKHGWKKVFTVVIIAYILASALIPVMTNYYIILLLRFVQGCGCMVGLTNVVVSSWFPTKERGLALGILLGAIGLGSALGGYVGGLLTPMIGWKNTFWLISALAAVGALIFYAMVKEAPPLEEEKHVVRHSEELQKNIFKEPALWMLGLATLCCFFSCYGMYAYLAEYLYTLDYSSSQVGTMVFLNGFIAVFSTPIVGWISDKMVAKKGALKARTWANMWPALFVAFITCILLPHLAPMSLGMAFFITLAVGWGVPATNGPGLSLPADLFGSAAAGPGVGLVLLIAGAGGIISPIFVPWLAGQTNWTIAWYVTGGFALLGMLINLYLSRYKAD
- a CDS encoding formate--tetrahydrofolate ligase; its protein translation is MGFKSDIEIAQECTMEPITKIAEKAGIDDKYLEQYGKYKAKIDYNLLKETEGKDGKLVLVTAINPTPAGEGKTTTTVGLADGLQKLGKNVMVALREPSLGPVFGVKGGAAGGGYAQVVPMEDINLHFTGDFHAIGAANNLLAAMIDNHIYQGNALNIDPRKITWKRCVDMNDRQLRFVVDGLGGKTNGMPREDGYDITVASEIMAVLCLASDINDLKNRLARIVVGYTYGKASEQKPVTAGDLNAQGAMCALLKDALKPNLVQTLEHVPAIVHGGPFANIAHGCNSVIATKMALRLGDYAITEAGFGADLGAEKFLDIKCRMAGLKPSAVVIVATVRALKYNGGVPKADLNNENLEALEKGLPNLLKHVSNIKNVYKLPCVVAINAFPTDTKAELDLVESKCRELGVNVALSEVWAKGGEGGVKLAEEVIRLVEEPNDFTYSYELEGSIEDKLNQIVQKIYGGKRVVLTANAQKQAKELEALGYGNCPICVAKTQYSLTDDQTKLGAPTDFEVTVRNLKISAGAGFIVALTGEIMTMPGLPKVPAAERIDVDETGKISGLF
- a CDS encoding M81 family metallopeptidase, which translates into the protein MKIAICEFHQETNSFNPFPSPLEDYLVFGLWEGEELLKNGNGSSALDGMIHVLEENKVQIVPTCRMWANAAGPVEAQVVEDYWKNLSRRLKEALPLDGVCISLHGATQSTASQDVCGDLLEKIRQLVGPSTILSASLDLHANITEKMLKNAEFLCGYHTYPHVDFYETGSRAASLCLQRLKNPQKPLHTRCIHLPMIAPASSYTTLFGPFSELMRHAEHFVEEKKIADFSIFQRQPWLDVGVGGSAVLTVSESDSSKLLLELARRFLNLRHSFHSDIRSVQEIIHVAENNATGKPLVLVDSADSTNAGANGDSAYILHEILRLNSSVKAALSLRCAPAVRQAFQTGVGKTGTFTIGASINSSMSAPVTLQAYVQSLHDGIYTQEGPAKRGLVNHLGPTAVLKFRNTSILVSEQLLGAGDLQLYRHHGMEPLFYQMVAVKTCTSFRASYLPVASDIIEADTPGAASSNLLTLPFRNLPKRFYPFAEIDESDLTIPKRFR